A genomic window from Triticum urartu cultivar G1812 chromosome 7, Tu2.1, whole genome shotgun sequence includes:
- the LOC125525218 gene encoding keratin-associated protein 9-4-like — protein MSKKILIRADLIGDKCKSKILATAAKLKGIKSMDIDQDKCTLTVVGTVDPVRLLQCLRKSCFAAVIISVADDKPKEPEKKKDPCQEACEKACKDKCEMACKEACCKKMCVMVTCNEACCKKKCDTATCNEACCKKKCDMACNEACCKKVTPSCYPSRCTPGCDSSPCGLPSCRFYIYGCVVRKPPLGHGCNKGRSRGLRGECGIQ, from the exons ATGTCCAAG AAGATCCTGATCAGAGCTGATCTCATCGGCGACAAGTGCAAGAGCAAGATCCTGGCAACTGCTGCCAAGCTCAAGG GGATCAAGTCTATGGACATTGACCAGGACAAGTGCACGCTGACGGTGGTCGGCACCGTCGATCCGGTGCGGCTCCTGCAGTGTCTCAGGAAGTCGTGCTTCGCCGCAGTTATCATCAGCGTCGCAGACGACAAGCCAAAGGAGCCAGAGAAGAAGAAGGACCCCTGCCAGGAGGCCTGCGAGAAGGCCTGCAAGGACAAGTGCGAGATGGCTTGCAAGGAGGCGTGCTGCAAGAAGATGTGCGTGATGGTTACTTGCAACGAGGCGTGCTGCAAGAAGAAGTGCGACACGGCTACTTGCAATGAGGCGTGCTGCAAGAAGAAGTGCGACATGGCTTGCAATGAGGCGTGCTGCAAGAAGGTGACGCCGTCCTGCTACCCGTCCCGCTGCACGCCGGGCTGCGACTCCAGCCCCTGTGGCCTGCCCAGCTGCCGCTTCTACATCTACGGCTGCGTCGTGCGCAAGCCGCCACTGGGACACGGCTGCAACAAGGGGAGGTCACGCGGACTCAGAGGAGAATGCGGCATCCAGTAG